A window from Hypomesus transpacificus isolate Combined female chromosome 26, fHypTra1, whole genome shotgun sequence encodes these proteins:
- the LOC124487486 gene encoding phospholipase A2 inhibitor and Ly6/PLAUR domain-containing protein-like gives MLIYQSKMKLILTISITWALLLTVESLLCFECNPPCTNEVLTICRYQSDAVCLTHTLLVGKKIIKGKYCTQSVECRTRLNVQLDYSLNFGIDPMSESVLCCDSDRCNKQTLPAPSQEPNGLQCDSCSSYSDTVCNTPANCVGLEDTCAVVNGYTVNSHGPPELQHSICVGNCSVSVSRVQPAPL, from the exons ATGCTAATCTACCAGTCTAAGATGAAGCTGATTCTGACTATTTCCATTACTTGGGCTCTTCTCCTCACAG TGGAATCGTTGCTGTGTTTTGAATGTAATCCACCATGCACAAATGAAGTTTTAACCATCTGCCGATATCAGTCAGACGCAGTATGTCTGACACATACCTTGTTAG TtggtaaaaaaattataaaggGAAAGTACTGCACACAATCGGTGGAGTGCAGAACACGTTTGAACGTTCAGCTGGATTATTCACTTAACTTCGGTATCGATCCGATGTCTGAATCTGTGCTCTGCTGTGACTCAGACCGCTGCAACAAACAGACTCTACCTG CCCCCAGTCAAGAGCCAAACGGCCTACAGTGTGATTCCTGCAGCAGCTACTCAGACACTGTGTGTAACACCCCGGCAAACTGTGTCGGACTGGAGGATACATGTGCTGTTGTCAACG GATACACAGTCAACAGCCATGGCCCTCCGGAGCTCCAACACAGCATTTGCGTTGGGAATTGTTCCGTATCCGTATCCCGAGTGCAACCAGCCCCTTTGTGA